gaaaaagacaAGAGGTGCAAGTTTACCGATGACACGGACCTTGATTTGGGCGACAatgttgaaagagaaagtggTGCTTCCGCTGCTCTTTCATCGTTCATTGATTGCCGCGTCAACTGGAACGAtatcaaagagatcaaatCTTTGACCAAGTTACCAGTTTTGGTCAAAGGtattcaaagagtagaggaCATTGTTAAGGCAGCCGATTGTGGATGCTCCGGTGTTGTTATTTCTAACCACGGTGGTAGACAGTTGGATACTGCTCCTCCTCCTGTAGAAGTTCTAGCTGAAGCTGTTCCATTATTGAACAGGAtggaaaagttgaagccAGGATTCGAGATTTTCGTGGATGGCGGTGTCAGAAGAGGTACGGATATCCTTAAAGCCATTGCTCTAGGTGATAATAAGGTTAGAATCGGAGTTGGTATGGGAAGACCTTTCTTATACGCCAATTCTGCCTACGGAGAAGCCGGTGTTCGTAAAGCCATCCAGTTGTTAAAGGATGAACTAATTATTGACATGCGGCTTCTCGGTGTTAGAAATATCAATGAATTGAATCGAAACTTTGTTGACACTAGACGTCTATGGGCCGGTAAAGAAGCCGAGGACAACATGTTTCGAACCAACTACGAACCTATTGAGACTGTCCATTTCAAAAAGGACGATTAAAGCCCATATAATACACTATTtatctatttattcatttattCCATCTTGTTTCATCACAGCGTCAAATGCtgtctcttttttcatccacCAATATCGAGCCAGTTCTGTCGAATGGCCAAGCTCACTATCTAGCACGCTCTTGAGTTTGGTCAACTTGTTGTAGTATTCCTGTAGGAtatcaaagttcttttccAATGTTTTTGCGTCCCACTTATTGTTTATGGTATCGTCTGTTACTTCCCTCACTGAAACAACGCCTCCTTGCCCAGACTGTTTTTCCTCCAAggccttctttttcaagttgtAATTCGATAATGCAAGCCTCGTATCCTTGTAGACATTGTCCTTTAATGCTGGATTGAACTTTATACCCCTTAGATCGAACAAATCTGCCACTGGTCCTTGCAAGAAGCTATCCACTTCGCCTTTCCGGGCACTCATACAATAGTCGTCGATCAACTCATCATATCCCTGATCCAATTCACGTTCCAATTTCATCCTATCGTGTAGTTTGTTCAGTATCTTCTGCGGATCTGCTTCATTTGAAGCCTTAAAATTCGATTCCTGATCAAGCTCCGTCATACTTTTCGCATTTTCTCGATTCTGTAGTTCATACGCATCCACTAGGTTGTTCGATTTGATATCATGGACCGTTTTCAAGTGTTTTAACAACGCATCTGATCGTGTAAACGACTTAAGACACTCGGGTACTAGGCAATAGAATGGCTTCTCCCCTGTATGAGTCCGTATATGCGATATAAGTGCAAACCGACTGTGCTGAGGGCTGCCTCTGCGTGGACAGTTCACCCACTTGCATAAATATTCAGAGGCTCCATTGTCCTTCTTCGACGTTGCATGTTCCTTCGTTATATGCTGTACCAGATCATCCAACTCTCGAAACCTAAGGAAGCAGTTATCCCAATGACAATAAACTTCCCTGTaattttcatcatccagCTCGGAAATTCCATGCTTCTTGTAGAATTCCTCTTTATCCATCTGAACAAACTCTTCCTCTAAATCCTCCTCTGTAATGCTGTTCTCCTTATGAATGGTCATTCCTCCCATCCCTGATATTCCACTTTGATTGTCGTCTGATATACCAGACCgcaattcttcatcttcgacACCTTGAAAGTTCATTGTTAATTCTGCTTTTCTGCTTTTCTGCTCGTTCTGCTCTTCCTGAACCTTTGTCTCACTGACGCCTCTCCTTCTGCTTCGCGCTCTCAGCTTCCCTCGATCTCTGCCATTTTCCGTGTCAAATCGCGCCGAAAATTTTTCGAACTCgcagagaaaaaagaaaaaagattaTTAAGGAAATCTTGAGTAATACAGATCTGTAATAAGGCTCTTGTTCTATCGttaccttcttcatttaGATTACCAATGGCAAACTTACAGCTTACGATTCTTCGAAAACTTGATGAACAGGGCAGCATCGATGACTCTGGAAAAGAGTTATCCACGGTGGATTCTCCGGAAATTCTTGCTGCCTTGAACTCTCTATCGTCTCGTAATATGGTTACCTACAAGTCTCATCAGCATGATATCTGGCATCTAACTAAGGAGGCAAAGGATGTCGCCATTCACGGCTCTCATGAGTATAGACTTCTAAACAAGGTTATAGAGTCCCTAGAAGGTCTCAAGATCTCAGATATCGAATCTGTCATGGGTAAGAGTGGTAAAGTTGCCCAAGGTAGAGCTTTCAAGAACGGTTGGATTAAGAAGGACGGTGATAAATTGATCTCTAAAGTTGAAGCCGCTGATAAGGTTGAAGATAGTACGGCTGACCAGTTGAGACAGATCGAAAAAGCCGGTACTTTGGATGATTCTAAAGCTCTtaaagatttgaagaagcggAAGTTGATCACCGCCGACAAAGTCTACACCTATTCGATCGCAAAAGGTCCTGAGTTCTCTCTAGAGATCAAAAAATTGGAGACAGACATTACTTCCGAGATGATTCAGACGGGATCTTGGACCAAAGCTGCTTTCAAGCCTTACAACTTCAATTCTGAGGGTGTCTTACCTCACTCCGGTGCTTTGCATCCTTTAAACAAAGTGCGTGAAGAGTTCCgccaaatcttcttttctctggGTTTTTCTGAGATGCCCTCCAATCAGTATGTGGAAAGTGGTTTCTGgaactttgatactttgtTTGTGCCTCAGCAGCATCCTGCCCGTgatcttcaagatacttTCTACTTGAAGGATCCAGTCAAAGCCTTCCCCCCCGAGGACAAGCAGTACTGGGAAAATATTAAAAAGGTCCACCAGGGAGGTGCCTACGGTTCTATAGGTTACAGATACCCATGGAAATCGGACGAATCCCTCAGAGAAGTTCTTAGGACGCATACCACCgctatttcttcaagaatgttaaagaagttggccGAGGATCCTCAACCCACCAGATTGTTCTCTATTGATCGTGTCTTCCGTAATGAAGCTGTCGATGCTACACATTTGGCAGAGTTCCATCAAGTGGAAGGTGTCTTTGCCGACTACAGTTTGACACTTGGTGACTTGATCGGTTTTATGCAGcaattcttctccaagatgGGTGTCACTGACTTGCGTTTCAAACCAACTTACAATCCTTATACCGAACCTTCCATGGAAATTTATGCTTGGCACTCTGGTTTGAAGGAGTGGGTCGAAATCGGTAATTCTGGTATGTTTAGACCTGAGATGTTGGAGCCCATGGGGCTACCTAAGGACTTGCGAGTTCTAGGTTGGGGTTTATCCTTGGAGAGACCTACCATGATCAAGTACGGTGTTAAGAACATCAGAGAGTTGTTGGGACACAAAGTTAACTTGGAATTCATCGAGAATAATCCTGCCCCAAGGTTAGAACAGCAGATCTTTTAAGTATCCATTTTTTGTATTTCCAATAATTAGATGACAAATTGGATGTAGCTATGGACCgcttttcaaaaaaaaaaggggGGAATTGTCGTAAAAATAATGTTTGTTTCGATGAAAATATGATTAAGTCATTGTAAAAGATAGAGCAACCCTTTACCCAACAATTGGGCGTGTGGCGTAGTTGGTAGCGCGTTCGCTTAGCATGCGAAAGGTCCTGGGTTCAATTCCCAGCTCGTCCAGTTTCAGCTTATACTCTATTCTTGGAGTagctttttttctttattgtGTATGGCTTTATCTGATAAGCAATTTGCTATGCATCTAGAGGAGATGATAAGAGGTATAGCCGTAGCAGATATGGATAAAAGAGTCGTACGTAGATGGATATATTGCTAAAACAATCAATCCTCTGCAAAAATGTTTTTTGATTAGGCTGAAATTTTACCACTTTATAGCTTTTGAGAGAGTCATAATTACGGCGGCTTTATTAAGAGACGAGTCAGCGAGAGAGAGAATCGATAATAATATTTGCTCCACCCTGGCGGCAAAGCTTGGAAGTTTCACTTCTGTCTACAGTTAACCGCGCATTGCTGTCTACTTATGACGGGTCCAACGCGCTTTTCCGCTCTATTGCTGCACTATACATGACGAAGCATGGATGGATCTCTGTGAACTTCACACGACTGAAAAATCTAAATTCAAATCTGAAGAtagaaaaattttttttattatcggattttctttttcatccttcAGTCTCGTTAAGTCACCCTAATATATAAGGAAGTGAATCTTCCCTACTAATCAGGTTTCCTCATTGTCAATGAATTCCTATTTTTCCTCTTACTTGtattctttatttttgttttccttgtttttccctttttctctccttctcttccttcctccttcttcttctctagtAAAGACTAGCTATCCGGGCCCTTCTAATTGAATTATATCACTACTATTCTTTTCAGTTCTATACAGTTCTATTCAATTTTGTTTAGTTCAGTTTAGTTGAGTCTAGTTCAGTTCAGTTTAGTCCAGTTTAGTCCATTCCTTTCAGTTTTTCAATCACCTGTTCCTTCCCCCTTATATTTATATCTGTGGAACACTTGTTTAAGACTATAGGTAAGTACAactagagaagaagaataagcGAGTTACACTATGTGACTGCATCTCTAGTAATTCTTAGTAATTTCAACACTAACATCTCTTATAAAGTTTCTTCATTACCCAATGATTAAATTGTCCAAACCTATTACTGCTCCTCTCTCTGAAGAGTCCAAGCTGGTGACTTTGGAGACCCAAAATGGTACTGTCGTTTGTGGTTACTCCTTTGGTGCTGACATCTCTGCTGCTGGTGAGTTAGTCTTCCAAACCGGAATGGTAGGATACCCCGAGGCTCTAACTGACCCTTCCTATGAAGGTCAAATACTTGTCATGACTTATCCACTGATTGGCAATTACGGTGTGCCTGACAGGGAAGCTAGAGATGACGTTGTTTCCTCTTTACCGAAGTACTTTGAGTCGCACCGCATCCATATTTCCGGTCTTGTAGTAGCTTCTTACACCAAGGATTATTCTCATTACTTGGCCAAGTCTTCCTTAGGAGAGTGGCTTAAAGAACAGGGTATTCCTGCTATCTATGCAGTCGATACTAGAGCTCTTACCAAGCAACTCCGTGAAAAGGGTTCTACTTTGGGAAGACTGTGTATTCAGAAACCTTCTGCTACTGCTACAGATATTTTGGATACTTCTACTTCGGTTTATAACTGGCATCAATACTTTGACGTGCCAGACTGGGTTGATCCAAACACTCATAACTTGGTTGCTCGTGTTTCGGCTCCTAAGCCTGTCGTCTACGATCCCCCTGCCGATTTGGCTCGCATAGGCTCAGATGGTAAGCCTCTTAGGATCCTTGCCATTGATGTGGGTATGAAATTCAATCAAATCCGTTGCTTTGTTAAACGTGGTGTTTCTTTAAAAGTTGTTCCTTACAATTATGACTTTTCCAAAGAGAGCTACGACGGTTTGTTTGTGTCCAACGGTCCTGGTGATCCCTCTGTCATGTCAGATACTGTTGAGAAATTGTCTGTTGCGCTTGCCGATGCCAAGACTCCCGTCTTTGGTATCTGTTTGGGTCATCAATTACTTGCTCGTGCTGCCGGTGCTTCCACTTTGAAGCTTAAATTCGGTAACAGAGGTCAAAATATTCCTTGTACTTGCACCCAATCTGGAAGATGCTATATCACCTCGCAGAATCACGGTTATGCTGTTGACGTCGCTACCCTACCTGAAAACTGGAAGGAGCTTTTTGTCAACGCCAACGATG
This region of Brettanomyces nanus chromosome 2, complete sequence genomic DNA includes:
- a CDS encoding uncharacterized protein (EggNog:ENOG41) — translated: MNFQGVEDEELRSGISDDNQSGISGMGGMTIHKENSITEEDLEEEFVQMDKEEFYKKHGISELDDENYREVYCHWDNCFLRFRELDDLVQHITKEHATSKKDNGASEYLCKWVNCPRRGSPQHSRFALISHIRTHTGEKPFYCLVPECLKSFTRSDALLKHLKTVHDIKSNNLVDAYELQNRENAKSMTELDQESNFKASNEADPQKILNKLHDRMKLERELDQGYDELIDDYCMSARKGEVDSFLQGPVADLFDLRGIKFNPALKDNVYKDTRLALSNYNLKKKALEEKQSGQGGVVSVREVTDDTINNKWDAKTLEKNFDILQEYYNKLTKLKSVLDSELGHSTELARYWWMKKETAFDAVMKQDGINE
- the FRS2 gene encoding Phenylalanyl-tRNA synthetase, beta subunit, cytoplasmic (BUSCO:EOG09341IMI); this translates as MANLQLTILRKLDEQGSIDDSGKELSTVDSPEILAALNSLSSRNMVTYKSHQHDIWHLTKEAKDVAIHGSHEYRLLNKVIESLEGLKISDIESVMGKSGKVAQGRAFKNGWIKKDGDKLISKVEAADKVEDSTADQLRQIEKAGTLDDSKALKDLKKRKLITADKVYTYSIAKGPEFSLEIKKLETDITSEMIQTGSWTKAAFKPYNFNSEGVLPHSGALHPLNKVREEFRQIFFSLGFSEMPSNQYVESGFWNFDTLFVPQQHPARDLQDTFYLKDPVKAFPPEDKQYWENIKKVHQGGAYGSIGYRYPWKSDESLREVLRTHTTAISSRMLKKLAEDPQPTRLFSIDRVFRNEAVDATHLAEFHQVEGVFADYSLTLGDLIGFMQQFFSKMGVTDLRFKPTYNPYTEPSMEIYAWHSGLKEWVEIGNSGMFRPEMLEPMGLPKDLRVLGWGLSLERPTMIKYGVKNIRELLGHKVNLEFIENNPAPRLEQQIF